AGAACAAGGGGCAATAATAATCTAGATAAAAATTTGCTTAAAGTGTAATGGGTAAAAGGGTAGGGTGGTTTCAGTGAGTTCGGTAGAGATGGCGACCTTTCACCatatataatacataaaaaaatataaatgtgTTACGTGTATAAATATCATCAACCTCCAGAAAGTTGTATGCTTTGttttgaatataaaaaaaaaaaaaaaattatctcaaCAGATATATACTTAGAATCCGCCGTAcatttacataaaaatattttccaatttCATTCACTATGATGATAACAAGATAATCAATCAATCAATATATAAATAAGTAAATACAATACTAGAAATCACATGGGATTCGGGTGATTGGTGTAAGAAGATGACTTAAATCATGatgaataggtctcttgtgagacggtctcacgaatctttatttgtgaaacaAGTCAAcattaccgatattcacaataaaaaataatactcttagcataaaaattaatattttttcatggatgacccaaataagatatatgtttcacaaaatacgatccgtaagaccgtctcacacaagttctTGCCAATCATAATATAACAAAAAATTGCTCAAGCAGatccaattaatttttttttaaaaaaatggactTTTTGATACACATTTTGCCACGTCCTTTGTTAAAAACTTCCAGTATACGAACTCCAATTAATTAGTGATCGAATTATACATCCATTCGATTATTCGACAATAAAACCCTAAACAAGTCAAAGATAAATCATAATTCGTATCAGTACCATTGGTACTGTACCAAGTGATACGAACCAGCTTAGTTTACTATTGTTATTGTATAATATgacgttaaaatatttattatttgtgttatatatatatacatatatatatataaaatatttattatttgtgttatatatatatatatatgtgtgtgtgtgtgtgtgtgtgtgtgtgacgttaaaatatttattatttgtgttatatatataaatgacgttaaaatatttattatttgttttatatatatagttaaaatatttattatttgtgttatatatatacaaataataaatatctattatctattatatatataaatatgtgactTTATATGTGAAATTTCATTTATCTCCTTATTAATTGTTTGCTTTACATTAATTGTTTACTTTAATTGTGTCACTTTACATTAATTGCTTATTTTAATTGTGTCTTTTATTTCTccttattcatattttaaatatgtgtggttattagtatttaattttttatgtctactcacattataatatgttatttttatctaATGATATCTATTCATTATGTAAATTAGTATTTGGTTTTTTTATGCATACccacattataatatgttatttttaatccaattatttagattttttatttatcttttcattatataaattaaattaaattaattaaagtttagaAATAACTCATTATCGaattgtgaattttctttggtgtcttattaatttttttcatattctCAAGTGACAGTTTGCTAgaatttatgtgtttaaatttaaaattttttgcaaCTAAAATTTTTTTACGGTTTATggttataatttatttaaataaaagacgGTAAAAGATCGTTGGGATTTGAGCCGTCAATTTGGGTTGGATCTGTCGGTTTGGCTTGCACCGCCAAACAGTTAAGTGAGTTGGGTTGAAATTTTGTCGACTCATTTAAAGGTGAGCTTAAATGAGCTCGGACaagtttatattaaatatctatatatctaatattatcgattttcaatcatgaattcttgatataaaatgaaaaatatcagtttgatttcaaaattgtgatgttactatcttgtccaaaaattgtgGGTTATTGAGACATTTTGGCAGTCACTCAATATTGAGTGTCAATGTTGACATTTGAGTTGTATTTTTGGATTCCTGACAATATATTCgtcaacatattatttttaagttagttTTATCAGTATCATGAGGGTAATATGTTTattacaatatataaatattatcatctctttaaattaatattcactTTCATGTTTGACATATTATGAGTCTTGGTAAAATGAGGAATAATAAATTCGAAACGAACGAATACACAAAAGTTTGGGGCGAAACCAGAATTATATGGTAGCGGAATATGGTAGTAATTTTATCGATGTTAAGATGTATAACAGatcttatatcataatatataaaatttcaaaatgaaataaatcaaacatatatgaaatatacaaaattttattacatatataatcaagtaatttattattataattgtaTTTTATTCTACAAGAATTCTTGTCAAACTCAATGATTGTTGATTTAACATCTATTAAATCAGCAAATTAAAGAGCGTGTCAATTAAACTAATTGAGCAATCACATATTCCtgaatttcttaattaattttttatcttgatattttgtttcatttaatattttaaattataagacACCATTAATATAActaaatacatattttttaaaatgttcataaGGAATCAATCACTACCTTATATGGAAAAACATTTATCGACATACTATATtgaaaacattttaattaattcagcGCATTTGctaaaaattttctaattaattaagaaaaattcatttacaataattatatttaatcttTGTGGTCTAACaccatttattttataatatattcatcgcaattttttatttgtatgtTAATCTTTAAATCTGAATTATGATGTATATTGTTTTTCTAAAAGTtcttaaataatgatttaatacATTTATTCGACACTTCaatattaacattttaaaatatattaattttatattgtaTGTGTGCAACACTTCTAATCATgattataaaaattcaataaaaattctaaaaatgaattaggtagaacataaaaaattacacaattaatcaatagacagaaaataaaaactaaataattgtCTATTACCTATAAACTACTAATACCAACTTCTAAAGATTGAGGTCGGTGAGAGTGGAGGCTACTatgtactaaataaataaaaaagttaATGCTTGAATGAGTCACACTGCAAAGTTAGTGAAGTAAAAATGAAAGACAAAGTgggttaataaaaatattataatgggCTAAGTTGAATGAGACTCATATATATAAGTATCTCACCTGGTCTCACCTTATGTTTTGTCACTGTACAAAACGAAAGTTTATGCACCGTAGTGTtctacattttcttaatttttctcttgatttcaaatttaatttcatcaTCTATTGGTCTTTAAAGATATATtagaattttttctaaaaatctaATCTTAAATGTGATCAATTAACCAAGTAATTATTATACTTTgtatacaataataaataaatcaatatatttaagatagaaaaaataatgtattgagaagaataaaaaaaGAATGTTAGAATTAATACTATAATTATCTAAtgtcaatattaaatttaacaTCCTACATTCGAATATGTATTTATTGGGTAAAGACTATGATGATaaactaaaataataatttatttatcattataACACAATAATAATGTGATCGTTATTTGGAATAAAAAATGATGTACTTTGacttttttattaaattgtataaACAATTCTTTCAATATCTTTAGTGgagaaatgaaaaattattttttttctcaacTAATTATGTAGAATATCAATTATATATTCTACTCAAATGACTTGTAAATTCATATGATATAGTAAAATGTTACTAGCATAAACTTATTTGTTTGGAGTACAATAATTGATCATGTTGGGTAGAGTAATTGAAATAttgtgcttgagctgttgtactattaaaaatatttgatttggacTGTTACCATAATCTATAGGTTTTGATAAAACAGTAAACGCTTGagcctacaattggtatcagagtcaagATCGCGACTTTGATTTTCATTGATTACAATTGGTGCAATTATTAGGAGATAGATTGTTTGGTACAATAATTGTCCACGATGGTCAGGCGCTTGAGTTGttgtatgatttaaagatttgacTTGTATAGTTACCATcagttatagcttttggtaaaacgacaaaCGCTTCATCCTATATTATTCGACTGTAAAGTTAGAAGAAACATGTTGCATCAACTTTTAGTTTTGAATTGATCCCCTACATGTTActcgatttttaaatttagaagCATTCTAtagttttcaaatattattatatattgaattataatttatcCATTTCAAATTGGATAATATACAATAAAGAGTAGATATTTTGTGcgacggtatcacgaatctttatgtgtgagacgggtcaaccctacccatattcacaataaaaagtaatactcttagcataaaaattaatattttttcatgtatgacccaaataagagacttgtctcacaaaagatgacccgtgagaccgtttcacacaagtttttgcctacaaTAAAACTCAAGTAAAAATtattaacaaaaacatttaaataaaatattggaTTTGTCGATAaacaaaataagaaataaacaaattttGATCCATGAGTGAGAaataagatatttaaataaagttaTAATTGCCACAATGAAATAATACACATACATGCATTTATCACtgtattttgcaactaaaatgtCTAAAAAAGTTtccacatattatttttatatcatatttaaaataattatgaatcctaatttttattattttgagttggCCTTTGTTATGAAAATTCATTGTAaataaattgaatttgaaaattcttatatctATGTATATCACATATTAATATATCAACCTAAGTCCAGGTAAAAAAAACTACAAAATGAACTTATTCATCTTCAATGTACACAAATTATATAGTAAAGATATATGACAATTAAAACAATGAAGTAGAATATATGTTCacatataacaaaatatataaacaagaaaaacaataaataaaaatatttttctagatataaatatttttttataacttTTTAGAGTGAGTTGGAGAagataaaagataaaaaattattaactcTTTTGGGTTAcacaaaaaaaatagaaatggaAGATACAATGAGTTGGAgaagataaaagagaaaaaaattatgaacTCTTTTGGGTTAcacaaaaaaatagaaatggaAGAAGTGTTTTCATACAATGAATTCAGTTTCCAAATTAAATGTATTCTATAAAGCTATATTTACTGTTCAAACTTTATAAATGCAATGAATTTTTTTCAAGATAAGGGTACACAAATGTTCCCATTAAGATATTTAAACAAttaggaaaattaaatatattatttttctggaGATAATACCAATATAACATTAGTAATTTGATTGTACTAATTATATTTATGAGttaatatgaaatattaaaataagtGTCATAAGAGTcagtaaaaaaatgatttattgtcaaaaatattattattataaattgcaaataaatgacaacatttaatcaatatttttttaaatcaatccATCAGTACTTTTTATATGATGATAGATTGTTATAATAATTAGGGGTGAGCATTCGGTCGGTTCTGTTACCGATCGAATCGAATTAGTCATAACCGGATCGAACCAAAATATTTAGCaataaccgaaccgaccgaattaattttcataaccgatgaaaaccgaaccgaattaaaaGCGATTAATTCGGTTGgtgaccgaattaaccgattagtctttaaaaaaaattgtgatttgacttTAATTAcatatgtaatttttttgaacACTACAGTCTACACAAATGCATAAAAGCATAAAATCACATACATCACAAATTTTTCTTTAGAATTAGGGctgattttaatattaaaaattaaaaaatatattaaaatgataaataataaaatttattaaataatatatttattatatcgaTTAATTCGGCTAGCCGAtttcaaaattatgaaaaatgtaAACGaatcgaattaaccgatataaccactttttaaatttgaaaaccgaATTTCCGAAATAATCAAACCAAATTTTCGAATTGACTCGGTTCGGTCGATTAATTCGGTTTAACCAAAATTTTGCTCACTCCTAATAATAATGTGTAGTTTATATATTATCAAGTATAAGTGTCTAAAAAATTAGAGGTGACTAGGAAAGTGAAAGCATCCAGTAGAAATTGTTGTCAATTTACATGAAAGAGAATAATAACTAAACAACATGGTAAATCATTGATTGCCAAAAATTTTTGTAATACttgaatattataataaaatatatgcattATTGAGAAAATATGacaaataataaaagaaaacaatatgataaaaaagatatgagaaaaattttagtagtccaaatctttttttaaaattaaaaaaaatatgtttattcCAAATTAGTTACATACGCTAATTAACATGAATTGCCaaaatttacaataatattATCATTATCTTTTATTGAGTtaactaattttatttcaaattctaatTAGTTCAACATATGTTTCCTACGTGCACAACGCATGTGCATTATTTCtagttatatatataacacAAGCATCTTTTCGTCATAAAACGTGTTTTCTCTCCATTAATAACGCGTATAATCATATCATTCAATATTCATATGACATTAACCAAACAAAAGTTAGCCTTGCTCAAAATATCAGTTACTCGGTAATGTTCTATATTAGTTTCAAGGATCTCATATCTCACAAGATGGAGCATTGTGAGTTGGGTGGTGGTGGTTCTTCCCATCGGGTCATGGGTACGACCCGAATAGCCGGGTAGTGGAGAGGGAACTGAACTTGGGCCGGGCTCTGATCGATTTTTTTTCCTTCGGCCTTTTTCTCCTCCGGTTTCTTCTGGGCCTCTTGCTTCTGCGGGACAGGAGGAGGCCCAACACTCACCACTTCAACAAATTTAGCGGCCTTTCTTGATCTTACTATTATTTCATAAGGATCTGCATTACCGGTCACACTCAAGATTCCCTTTCCTCCATCCACTTCCACTTTGTCAACTCCTAAAACAATCAAAATTGTTAGTTCTGCTTCTTCTCTGTATTAATCAGATAAAACGAGAATGGAAAAATATCAGCTTGTTAGCAATCAAATCCACCGTAATGGAGTCGATCTAGTAACTATTATTTCGACATGTCTACAGGGCCATTTGTCGCTGCTGTTGTTATTGTTGTCGTCGCAATGATCATGATCACGATAAAagatcacacacacacacacagacatACCTTGTAAGCCTGAAACAGCCTTAATGATCTTCTTCTTGCATTTTTCACATGAGATATCAGCCCTCAACACAGTCTTTTGTATCATTGCTGTATATGTAGAAATCTCATGAATGAATAATGCAAATTACTTCAAATTCCAGGCCTGCCGTCTGTCTACTTTTATTATAGGAGTGAGGCAGGCGTGTGGAATGGGCATCATTCTTTGGTTGTTCACCCTTCTTCACCAATGAAATATTATACCAAATATCTTACCTAATAGTTGTCTTGTTTCATATGATCAAAAtagttatttttttatcataatttaTAAGCTGTTGTAACCAACGATACCAATTTAAATCCATCAGGATGGTGAGTCATATCTATTGAAATATACCCGATTTTGTGTAAAACATTAGACTGTCCATTGTCTAATATGAGTTTTAATATAGGTCCGCATGAAATTAACAAGAAGTTTGTTCTGAATTCGTGCAATATTAAATATTCTCGTATTGACAAATGTAGAAAAAACAGATCTAGTGACCTAGTCTATGTCTCGGTAATGAATCACAGCATATAATATCGATGCATTCTATGAACCTTTCTTATAGAGTTCACACATATATGATACAGTGCACGAGGTACCTCCACATGCAACCAGGGGCGGAGATACATGCTTGTTGCCCGGAcggtgtaattttttttaaaaaatatatatgtaaattttgtataattttagaataatatgatattagctccggtagatcaatttaaaatattaaaagattctagaatttaaaatttcagCCCGGGCATAGCCATATTTCTGACTCCGCCACTGCATGCAacacgggtcaaccataccgatattcacaataataagttatactcttagcataaaaagtaatattttttcatggattacccaaataagagatatgtctcacaaaatacgacgtgtgagaccgtctcacacaagttttaccataatttttataaaaccttaaaactcagaattatatataaaaaaagattAGATCTCCTGTGAGACGGTTtcgcgaatctttatctgtgagacgggtcaaccctaccgatgttcaaaataaaaaataattctcTTAGCacaaaagtaatactttttcattgatgacccaaataagagttctgtctcacaaaatataatccgtgataccgtctcacacaagtttttgccataaaaaaaataaatcgattagaaaaaaattcaaacatatttaaatttaacatTCATTGGCACACTAAAAACACTTACTCTgctcaaatattataaaacaataAGTA
This sequence is a window from Primulina tabacum isolate GXHZ01 chromosome 17, ASM2559414v2, whole genome shotgun sequence. Protein-coding genes within it:
- the LOC142530698 gene encoding heavy metal-associated isoprenylated plant protein 2-like, producing MIQKTVLRADISCEKCKKKIIKAVSGLQGVDKVEVDGGKGILSVTGNADPYEIIVRSRKAAKFVEVVSVGPPPVPQKQEAQKKPEEKKAEGKKIDQSPAQVQFPLHYPAIRVVPMTRWEEPPPPNSQCSIL